Below is a genomic region from Spiroplasma endosymbiont of Dioctria linearis.
CTCTGCATAACATTTTTAAATTTTCTGGTGTTGTTTTACCTTTTTTCGACCATGGTATTCAATGATCACCTTGCATTAATTCAATATCAAACTTCTTTTGGCAAACAAAACATTGTCCGTTTTGTTTTTCATATTGAGAAATTTTTTGACTTTCTGTAAATGCTCGCAAACTCAAGTGTTTTTCCTCTCCAGAAAGAAGAAACTCATAAATACCTTTATTAGAAGTGACCTCATCATCTCTACGAAGTTCCTTTACCCTAATAGAAAATTCACTTGAATTATACGAATTTTCACTATATTTAAAATAAAGTCTACCTCAATCTACACTTTTCATTTCTGAATAATGATCAACGAAAGTGGTTTCAATTCAATTAATAACTTTTCTAAAATATGTTCACAATTCATTTGCATCATTATCAAGTTGATGAGTACTCATGTATTCCTCTATGGTTTTCATTTTTTTGTCTAAAATTATTCACCTTAAACTAAGTTCTAATAAATTTTGTCTATTGACTTGTACATTTACATAATATTTTGAAATCTTATCTGCACCTTGACCCGGAGCGGAAAAATATCTCTTAGCATCACTTAATCACGCTCCTGTATAAACAGCATTTCTAAGCTCTTGATTCGATAGTTGTTCACCCGCAATGTTAATAGTAGTAAATCAATCTAACTTTTCTTTATCAGTTCCCGTGCAAAAGTACACCATAAGTTTATAATTTAATATCTTGTCTTTTTCAACGTTGCTTAAACTATGAAAATAATTACTTTTAATATGAAAAATGTTAGAAACATATTCACATATACTTATAATCCTTTGTTGTCCATCTAAGACTTCAAAATTATCGTCTCCATTATCAACTCAATATAATACGTTGAGCGGAAAATTATTTAATACCGTATTAATCACCGCTTCACGTTGCTCACCTTTGTAAACATACTCCCTTTGATATGCTGGTCTTACATCTAATTTTCCACCATAAGCCTGAACACCAGTTAAGGCGTTATTTTTATAACCCTGCACCAAATCTCTAACTGGAATATTCTTTAATTTTATATCCATTATTTATTCTTCCTTTTTATTATTATTCTAAAATATTTAGCTACTCCATTAATCATTGAAAGATAATTACCAGCAGCTTTTGTTTCTTTGTTGCTCATAATACTATATCTTCCAATTCCATCAATAATTTCAAACTGATCAGGACTGAACTTATCTAAGAATGTAATTGGAACACCCATTGGTTCATAGTAATTTTCGGGAATTGACTTTGTAACATCAACATTAATTGCATCATAATTGTCATATTTTGGATTTTTACTATTATCATATTTATCAGTTAACACAAGTTCTTCGTGACGTTGAGCAAAGTCTAAGTTAGTGTATCACCTTACTCCTTTTACTTTTATGAATTTTCTACCTATTTTATCAATCTTCACAGTTGCAGCGTCGGCTCCATAATGTTCTGGAACAGCAAACCATCGGTCTCCTGAGTGTATACTTTTCCCAAGTCAAACTTTATTTTCTTTTATTAAAGGGAAAACATTTTTATAAGTAATCGCGTTTACATTTCCAATAATGGAATATTGTTTACCGTATTCCTCCATTAAATCTATAAATTCCCTAAAAAGACTAAACGGCGGATTTGTAACAACGATATCACTTTCTTTTAATAATTCAATACACTCATCCGATCTAAAGTCCCCGTTTGAAGTTTTGAAATTAATCATATCAAAATTATAAATATTTGAATCATCGCCCGTTCCATCATAGACCATAGCATATGATTTTCCGCCATCCTCTTTATAGTGAGTTGCAATTAATTTTTTTAGCCCCAAAAATTTAAATTGTTTATGAAAATAAACTCAAAATTGACTAGAAGCATTATCTAAAAGTTCTTTATCTTTAAACCTTTCATAAAACATAGTACGTTCAGTTTTAATTTTGAACCTTTTAACACTAATTCTATTTTTCAAAACAGATAAAAGTTCTGGATCATCACAATTACAAAGAACTGTTTTTCCCAAAAATTTTTCTGGATAATATCTAATTTCATCCTCGATAGTTTCTAGGGTTGTATAAAACTCATCATTTTTATTTTTATCAGCTTTTCTTAAATCTGCATTTTTAGCCATGTTTCTCGTTTTCCTTATTCTATAAGTAAATATTAGCATATATAAAATATGCTTTTTTTTATAAAAACAAATAGTATTTACTCAGATAATATAGTTTTAATAAATAATTGAGTGCACCATTAAGCGCCTTTAATATTTTAATGATGAATCTGAATTAATATATAAGGTCTATTTTGTACTCGTTTGGGATTTTTTACTTTATTCTGAGAACTCAAATTTAACCTGTCCTTTAAAATAAAAACAGTTACTTGATTCATCAATATCATTTTCATCTATAATGACAGTCTCTTGTTTAATTAGATTATTTTTGAATTGCTCAACATTATAAATATTATTATTTTCAGTATAGTGTCAAAATGCATTGCTCATACCGTTTCGTAAATTAATTTCATCTTCTGATATATTATTATTTTTGTAAAGTGTATCAACTAACAAACTACAATAGTCAAATAATTCCATATTATTAGTTTTGTTGTTTGATTTTTTTTGAATTTCTTTCAGGGATATCTTTGAGTTATAAAAAACTTCTGACAATTGAATTTCTTTAATGTCAACAATCACTAAAAATTCAACAAATTCTTTGGGTTTTCTTTTATCAAAAATCCTTACCCTTACTTCACCATTTGCAAAAGCATCTAACGCCACACCATCAATTGCGTCTGATGAGGGCCCGGTTCTTCTTGCTATGATAATTTCATTATTTGTATCATTTGTTTCTATCACAAGATCATCAATAAAGCCAATTCCCAAAACTTCAATAGCTCTATAAGATGAATGTGTGTTTATATTTTGTTCATTTATTGTATATAGATTATTGGTATTTCTAATCCCTATTTTGCATGCATCATTTAAGTTTAGAATATAACTTACTTTTAACTCAATTAAATTTGTTGCTTCAAATTCATAAATTTCTATAGTTATTTCAGAATCCCCTTTATCGGCAGAGAGTAAAACTTTATACTCCTTATTTTTATCTAAATCTTTTGACTCATTGAAAAGTGGTAAAAAGAACCTTTTAACATCCTCGTCATGTCGCACAATTTTTCCATTTTTATTGAATAATTTTAAATCTTCTTGATCATATCCTGAAGTAAATTTTTCTATAACTTTTTTGTCTTTATAACTAAAATATTGTTCATCCCTTGCGAAAATATCAACACTATAAATAACGTCTTGCGGAGTTATTAAATTTGATAAAGTTCCAAATGTAGTTTCCGGTTTTTCGGGTTCGTTGTTATCATTGTTATTCGGACTACACGAAATAGATGCGAATGTTGCTGATGTCACAATTACAATTGAACTCAACAAAGATAATATTTTTTTCATTTAAATTTTCCTTTGTATTATTTTAACTTAAAAAGGAAATACGAATTGTAGTTCCTTAAAATGATTACTTTTTTATACTCACTGTACAAGCATTATTTTTTTATATTTCTAAGAATTTTTTCAAATCTTTAAATAATAATTCACATTTAGACATTGCAGCCTCTTCATTATTACTTACACAAATGAAATATATTTTTATTTTTGGTTCAGTTCCCGAAGGCCTTACTGCAAATCAACTTCCATCTTCAAAGTAAAACTTCATTAAATTTTGTCCAGGCATATTGAATAAACCGTCAATATAATCTTCAACATAATTTAACTTTAAGCCACCCATTGATGAAAATTCTTCTTCTCTAAG
It encodes:
- a CDS encoding HNH endonuclease family protein, producing the protein MQGYKNNALTGVQAYGGKLDVRPAYQREYVYKGEQREAVINTVLNNFPLNVLYWVDNGDDNFEVLDGQQRIISICEYVSNIFHIKSNYFHSLSNVEKDKILNYKLMVYFCTGTDKEKLDWFTTINIAGEQLSNQELRNAVYTGAWLSDAKRYFSAPGQGADKISKYYVNVQVNRQNLLELSLRWIILDKKMKTIEEYMSTHQLDNDANELWTYFRKVINWIETTFVDHYSEMKSVDWGRLYFKYSENSYNSSEFSIRVKELRRDDEVTSNKGIYEFLLSGEEKHLSLRAFTESQKISQYEKQNGQCFVCQKKFDIELMQGDHWIPWSKKGKTTPENLKMLCRDCNNIKSNK
- a CDS encoding adenine-specific methyltransferase EcoRI family protein, producing MAKNADLRKADKNKNDEFYTTLETIEDEIRYYPEKFLGKTVLCNCDDPELLSVLKNRISVKRFKIKTERTMFYERFKDKELLDNASSQFWVYFHKQFKFLGLKKLIATHYKEDGGKSYAMVYDGTGDDSNIYNFDMINFKTSNGDFRSDECIELLKESDIVVTNPPFSLFREFIDLMEEYGKQYSIIGNVNAITYKNVFPLIKENKVWLGKSIHSGDRWFAVPEHYGADAATVKIDKIGRKFIKVKGVRWYTNLDFAQRHEELVLTDKYDNSKNPKYDNYDAINVDVTKSIPENYYEPMGVPITFLDKFSPDQFEIIDGIGRYSIMSNKETKAAGNYLSMINGVAKYFRIIIKRKNK